In the genome of Manis javanica isolate MJ-LG chromosome 17, MJ_LKY, whole genome shotgun sequence, one region contains:
- the MT4 gene encoding metallothionein-4 yields MDPGECNCMSGGICICGDNCKCTTCNCKTCRKSCCPCCPPGCAKCARGCVCKGGSDKCSCCP; encoded by the exons ATGGACCCTGGGGAATGTAATTGCATGTCTG GAGGAATTTGCATCTGTGGAGACAACTGCAAATGCACAACTTGCAACTGTAAAACATGTCGGAAAA GCTGCTGTCCCTGCTGCCCCCCGGGCTGTGCCAAGTGTGCCCGGGGCTGCGTCTGCAAAGGGGGCTCAGACAAGTGCAGCTGCTGCCCCTGA
- the LOC108389952 gene encoding uncharacterized protein, whose translation MRAPAWGYKSLATCCRKCVQLPGEANSPPPAAAPLNMDPETCSCPTGGSCTCSGSCKCEGCKCTSCKKSCCSCCPAECEKCAKDCVCKGGEGAKAEAEKCSCCQ comes from the exons ATGCGCGCCCCCGCCTGGGGCTATAAAAGCCTCGCCACCTGCTGCCGCAAGTGCGTCCAGTTGCCGGGAGAAGCCAATTCACCTCCTCCAGCAGCAGCTCCTCTCAACATGGACCCTGAGACCTGCTCCTGTCCTACTG GTGGCTCCTGCACCTGCTCTGGCTCCTGCAAGTGCGAAGGATGCAAATGCACCTCCTGCAAGAAGA gctgctgttcctgctgcccgGCAGAGTGTGAGAAATGTGCCAAGGATTGCGTGTGCAAAGGTGGAGAGGGGGCCAAAGCAGAGGCGGAGAAATGCAG